A single region of the Streptomyces virginiae genome encodes:
- a CDS encoding SulP family inorganic anion transporter, translating into MPGDGTFRDDFGASVVVALVALPLCVGVAVASGVPAELGIVTGVVGGLVTGWFRGSSLQVSGPAAGLTVLVYEAVQAYGLPALGVMVLAAGVVQLGMGMLRLGRWFRAISVAVVHGMLAGIGLVLISGQLYALGGVEAPGHTLAKLRGVHELGSQADLAAVLLGVGTIAVMVAWRRVPARLRIVPGALVGVAAATAAAVMLRLPVEKVRVTGVLAAVSPPGWGDFEVLASVGAAGTVIALALIASAETLFSAAAVDRMHDGPRTEYDKELMAQGVGNSVCGLLGALPMTAVIVRSAANVEAGARTRASRVLHGGWLLLFAVAFPQLLEIVPLAALAGVLLHAGWKLLPAKAVAALWRTHRGEAVVLVVTASAIVVTNLFEGVLIGLGLAVAKAAWETSHVHIEEVWEDEALCVQVLGNASFLRLPKLLDALDALPHGQPVRLDLSGLRHLDHACLTALEGWERARSPLPGREGVI; encoded by the coding sequence ATGCCTGGGGACGGCACGTTTCGCGATGACTTCGGGGCGTCCGTGGTCGTCGCGCTGGTCGCTCTACCTCTGTGCGTCGGGGTGGCGGTCGCCTCCGGGGTACCGGCCGAGCTGGGAATCGTCACCGGGGTGGTCGGCGGTCTGGTCACCGGATGGTTCCGCGGGAGTTCCCTCCAGGTGAGCGGCCCCGCGGCCGGACTCACCGTCCTCGTCTACGAGGCGGTGCAGGCGTACGGTCTACCCGCGCTCGGGGTGATGGTGCTGGCCGCCGGGGTGGTGCAGCTGGGCATGGGGATGCTGCGGCTCGGGCGGTGGTTCCGGGCGATCTCCGTCGCCGTCGTGCACGGGATGCTGGCCGGGATCGGGCTGGTGCTGATCTCCGGGCAGCTCTACGCCCTGGGCGGTGTGGAGGCTCCGGGGCACACCCTGGCGAAGCTGCGCGGGGTGCACGAGCTCGGGTCGCAGGCCGACTTGGCCGCCGTACTGCTCGGGGTCGGGACGATCGCCGTCATGGTCGCCTGGCGCCGGGTGCCCGCCCGGCTGCGGATCGTGCCGGGGGCGCTCGTCGGGGTGGCCGCCGCCACCGCCGCGGCCGTGATGCTGCGGCTGCCCGTCGAGAAGGTGCGGGTGACGGGCGTACTGGCGGCCGTGTCCCCTCCCGGCTGGGGCGACTTCGAGGTGCTGGCCTCGGTCGGCGCGGCCGGCACCGTGATCGCGCTGGCGCTGATCGCCTCCGCGGAGACGCTGTTCAGCGCCGCGGCCGTGGACCGCATGCACGACGGGCCGAGGACCGAGTACGACAAGGAACTCATGGCCCAGGGCGTGGGCAACAGCGTGTGCGGGCTGCTCGGCGCGCTGCCGATGACCGCGGTCATCGTGCGGAGCGCCGCCAATGTGGAGGCCGGGGCGCGGACCCGGGCGTCCCGGGTGCTGCACGGTGGCTGGCTGCTGCTCTTCGCCGTGGCGTTTCCGCAGCTTCTGGAGATCGTGCCGCTGGCCGCGCTGGCCGGGGTGCTGCTGCACGCGGGCTGGAAGCTGCTACCGGCCAAGGCGGTGGCCGCGTTGTGGCGGACGCACCGGGGCGAGGCGGTGGTACTGGTGGTCACGGCCTCGGCGATCGTGGTCACCAATCTTTTCGAGGGCGTGCTGATCGGGCTGGGGCTCGCCGTCGCCAAGGCGGCCTGGGAGACCTCTCACGTGCACATCGAGGAGGTGTGGGAGGACGAGGCGCTGTGCGTGCAGGTCCTGGGCAACGCCAGTTTCCTGCGGCTGCCCAAGCTGCTCGACGCCTTGGACGCGCTGCCGCACGGGCAGCCGGTGCGGCTGGATCTGAGCGGGCTGCGCCATCTGGACCATGCCTGTCTGACGGCCCTGGAGGGCTGGGAGCGCGCGCGGTCGCCACTGCCCGGCCGGGAGGGCGTCATCTAG
- a CDS encoding YajQ family cyclic di-GMP-binding protein yields MADSSFDIVSKVERQEVDNALNQAAKELSQRYDFKGTGATIAWSGEKILMEANSEERVKAVLDVFETKLVKRGISLKALDAGEPQLSGKEYKIFATIEEGISQENAKKVAKIIRDEGPKGVKAQVQGEELRVSSKSRDDLQEVQALLKGKDLDFAIQFVNYR; encoded by the coding sequence ATGGCCGACTCCAGTTTCGACATCGTCTCGAAGGTCGAGCGGCAGGAGGTCGACAACGCCCTCAACCAGGCCGCCAAGGAGCTCTCGCAGCGTTACGACTTCAAGGGCACCGGCGCCACGATCGCCTGGTCCGGCGAGAAGATCCTGATGGAGGCGAACTCCGAGGAGCGCGTGAAGGCCGTCCTCGACGTCTTCGAGACCAAGCTGGTCAAGCGCGGGATCTCGCTGAAGGCGCTGGACGCCGGGGAGCCGCAGCTGTCCGGCAAGGAGTACAAGATCTTCGCCACGATCGAGGAGGGCATCTCCCAGGAGAATGCCAAGAAGGTCGCGAAGATCATCCGGGACGAGGGTCCCAAGGGCGTCAAGGCCCAGGTCCAGGGCGAGGAGCTGCGTGTCAGCTCCAAGAGCCGTGACGACCTCCAGGAGGTCCAGGCGCTGCTCAAGGGCAAGGACCTGGACTTCGCGATCCAGTTCGTGAACTACCGCTGA
- a CDS encoding DUF3574 domain-containing protein — protein sequence MKWTSDTRGKVGGGVLMALLGAGIPALVGAALHTDVGQPYQETRLYFGTQRADGRNPVEEREFMRFLDLEITPAFPEGLTLHDGYGQWRGQDGKTVRETSYEVVLLYPEKEADERSTRIERIRQAYEDRYQQDSVGRSDDKISAGF from the coding sequence GTGAAATGGACATCTGACACGCGCGGGAAGGTCGGCGGCGGGGTTCTCATGGCCCTGCTCGGCGCAGGGATTCCGGCTCTGGTGGGAGCGGCCCTCCACACGGACGTCGGGCAGCCCTACCAGGAGACCCGGCTGTACTTCGGCACCCAACGGGCCGACGGCCGCAACCCGGTCGAGGAACGCGAGTTCATGAGGTTCCTGGACCTGGAGATCACCCCCGCCTTCCCCGAGGGGCTGACCCTCCACGACGGGTACGGCCAGTGGCGCGGCCAGGACGGCAAGACCGTCCGCGAGACCTCGTACGAGGTGGTCCTGCTCTACCCGGAGAAGGAGGCCGACGAGCGCAGCACGCGCATCGAACGGATCCGGCAGGCGTACGAGGACCGGTACCAGCAGGATTCCGTCGGCCGGTCCGACGACAAGATCAGCGCCGGCTTCTGA
- a CDS encoding SDR family oxidoreductase, whose product MRIVIAGGHGQIALRLERLLAARGYEVAGIVRDPAQGDDLRQAGAEPVLCDLESASVEHVAGILQGADVAVFAAGAGPGSGIGRKDTVDRGAAVLFADAAERARVRRFLMVSSMGADAHHGGDEVFDAYLRAKGEADDHVRTRLGLEWTVLRPGSLIDDAGTGLVRLEARTGRGAVPRDDVAAVLAELVETPATAGLTLELLSGSTPVQVAVKDVAGN is encoded by the coding sequence ATGCGCATCGTCATCGCGGGTGGACACGGTCAGATCGCGCTGCGGCTGGAGCGCCTGCTCGCCGCGCGCGGGTACGAGGTCGCGGGTATCGTCCGCGATCCGGCACAGGGCGACGACCTGAGGCAGGCGGGCGCCGAGCCGGTGCTCTGCGATCTGGAATCGGCCTCGGTGGAGCATGTGGCGGGGATTCTGCAGGGCGCGGACGTGGCGGTGTTCGCGGCCGGTGCGGGCCCAGGCAGCGGGATCGGGCGGAAGGACACCGTGGACCGGGGCGCGGCGGTGCTGTTCGCCGACGCCGCCGAACGCGCCCGCGTGCGGCGCTTCCTGATGGTCTCTTCGATGGGCGCGGACGCGCATCACGGGGGCGACGAGGTCTTCGACGCGTACCTGCGGGCCAAGGGCGAGGCCGATGACCACGTACGGACCCGGCTGGGCCTGGAGTGGACGGTCCTGCGCCCCGGTTCGCTGATCGACGACGCGGGGACGGGCCTGGTCCGTCTGGAGGCGCGGACGGGCCGTGGGGCCGTCCCGCGCGACGACGTGGCGGCGGTGCTGGCCGAGCTGGTCGAGACCCCGGCGACGGCGGGCCTGACCCTGGAGCTGCTCTCCGGTTCGACGCCGGTGCAGGTGGCCGTGAAGGACGTGGCGGGCAACTGA
- a CDS encoding amidohydrolase family protein has product MSDSQPQQPFQSPRSGNGNGNAAAAEATTLLLTGARLTDGRTVDVRLGGGRIQAVGTTGSLPSPALSRVDLTGYLLLPAPAEPHAHGDTALTADADGPVSYTPDEVQRRATEAALLQLGHGATAVRSHVRIGDVHGLGPMESVLQARRSLRGLADLTAVAVPRLLTGVAGADGLAMLRDAVKMGASVIGGCPDLDPDPTGFLEAVLELAAEHGCPVDLHTDGDDPGRLARLAAMAGGLRPGVTIGPCGGLARLPLDAAARAADQLAAAGVRVTCLPQGDCAALERRGLRTAPVRLLRAAGVRVAAGSGALRDAGNPVGRGDPLEAAYLLASQGGLRAAAAYESVSGCAREAMGLPEVRVEAGFPAELLAVRGDRIAGVLSLAYSRIVIHRGRVVARTSAVREYCDSAVAVALDLPRQGRTESGT; this is encoded by the coding sequence ATGTCCGACAGCCAGCCGCAGCAGCCGTTCCAATCGCCTCGCAGCGGAAACGGCAACGGCAACGCGGCCGCAGCCGAGGCCACCACCCTGCTGCTCACCGGAGCGCGTCTCACCGACGGCCGCACCGTGGACGTCCGCCTCGGCGGCGGCCGGATCCAGGCCGTCGGCACCACGGGCAGTCTCCCCTCCCCCGCGCTGTCGCGGGTGGACCTGACCGGCTACCTGTTGCTCCCCGCCCCCGCCGAGCCGCACGCCCACGGGGACACCGCGCTGACCGCCGACGCCGACGGGCCCGTGTCCTACACCCCCGACGAGGTCCAGCGCCGGGCCACCGAAGCCGCCCTGCTCCAGCTCGGCCACGGCGCCACCGCCGTCCGCTCCCACGTCCGCATCGGCGACGTGCACGGCCTCGGCCCCATGGAATCCGTGCTCCAGGCCCGCCGCTCCCTGCGCGGGCTGGCCGACCTCACCGCCGTGGCCGTTCCCCGGCTGCTGACCGGGGTGGCGGGCGCGGACGGGCTGGCCATGCTGCGGGACGCGGTCAAGATGGGCGCCTCCGTGATCGGCGGCTGCCCGGACCTGGACCCGGACCCGACGGGCTTCCTCGAAGCCGTCCTGGAACTCGCCGCCGAGCACGGCTGCCCCGTGGACCTGCACACGGACGGTGACGACCCGGGCCGCCTCGCCCGGCTCGCGGCGATGGCCGGCGGGTTGCGCCCCGGCGTGACCATCGGCCCCTGCGGTGGTCTGGCCCGGCTCCCGCTGGACGCGGCCGCCCGCGCCGCCGACCAACTGGCCGCGGCCGGCGTACGGGTCACCTGCCTGCCCCAGGGTGACTGCGCGGCCCTGGAACGTCGTGGCCTGCGCACCGCCCCCGTCCGGCTGCTACGGGCCGCCGGTGTGCGCGTCGCGGCCGGCAGCGGGGCACTGCGGGACGCCGGGAACCCCGTAGGCCGCGGGGACCCGTTGGAGGCCGCGTATCTGCTGGCCTCCCAGGGCGGGCTCCGGGCGGCCGCGGCCTACGAGTCCGTCAGCGGCTGCGCCCGCGAGGCCATGGGCCTGCCCGAGGTCCGGGTGGAAGCCGGTTTCCCGGCGGAGCTGCTGGCCGTGCGCGGGGACCGGATCGCGGGCGTGCTGTCCCTCGCCTACAGCCGGATCGTGATCCACCGCGGGCGGGTCGTAGCCCGTACGAGTGCCGTACGGGAGTACTGCGACTCCGCTGTCGCGGTGGCGTTGGACCTGCCCCGGCAGGGCCGTACGGAGTCGGGTACCTGA
- the rpmG gene encoding 50S ribosomal protein L33, producing MAATDVRPKITLACVECKERNYITKKNRRNNPDRLEMKKHCPRCNSHTAHRETR from the coding sequence GTGGCTGCCACCGACGTCCGCCCGAAGATCACGCTGGCCTGCGTGGAGTGCAAGGAGCGGAACTACATCACCAAGAAGAACCGGCGTAACAACCCGGACCGTCTTGAGATGAAGAAGCACTGCCCGCGCTGCAACTCGCACACCGCGCACCGCGAGACCCGCTGA
- a CDS encoding MaoC family dehydratase N-terminal domain-containing protein has product MALDQSFVGRSYPPTDPYEVGREKIREFAAAVGDTNPVFSDPEAAKSYGYPDVIAPPTFVFAITFKAAGQVVQDPQLGLDYSRVVHGDQKFAYSRPVRAGDRLSVTSTIESVKSLAGNDVIDIRGEVHDETGEHVVTAWTKLVSRAPEEA; this is encoded by the coding sequence ATGGCTCTCGACCAGTCCTTCGTGGGGCGGAGCTACCCGCCCACCGATCCGTACGAGGTCGGCCGGGAGAAGATCCGCGAATTCGCGGCTGCGGTGGGTGACACCAATCCCGTCTTCAGCGATCCCGAAGCTGCGAAGTCGTACGGCTACCCCGATGTGATCGCTCCGCCGACTTTTGTGTTCGCGATCACTTTCAAGGCGGCCGGCCAGGTCGTCCAGGACCCGCAGTTGGGGCTGGACTACAGCCGCGTCGTGCACGGTGACCAGAAGTTCGCGTACTCCCGCCCGGTGCGCGCCGGTGACCGCCTGTCGGTGACCTCCACCATCGAGTCCGTGAAGTCGCTCGCGGGCAACGACGTCATCGACATCCGCGGCGAGGTCCACGACGAGACCGGCGAGCACGTGGTGACGGCGTGGACGAAGCTCGTCTCCCGCGCCCCCGAGGAGGCCTGA
- a CDS encoding MaoC family dehydratase, with protein MAAQIQYADVEVGTELPAASFPVTRATLVQYAGASGDFNPIHWNEKFAKEVGLPDVIAHGMFTMAEAIRVVTDWVGDPGAVVEYGVRFTRPVVVPNDDQGGLIEVTAKVAAKLDDNRVRVDLTAMSAGQKVLGMSRAVVELA; from the coding sequence ATGGCAGCGCAGATCCAGTACGCCGACGTCGAGGTCGGCACCGAGCTGCCGGCGGCGTCCTTCCCCGTGACGCGCGCCACGCTCGTCCAGTACGCGGGCGCCTCGGGCGACTTCAACCCGATCCACTGGAACGAGAAGTTCGCCAAGGAGGTCGGACTGCCGGACGTGATCGCGCACGGCATGTTCACCATGGCCGAGGCGATCCGCGTGGTCACCGACTGGGTCGGCGACCCGGGCGCGGTGGTCGAGTACGGCGTGCGCTTCACCAGGCCGGTCGTGGTCCCGAACGACGACCAGGGCGGGCTGATCGAGGTCACGGCGAAGGTCGCCGCGAAGCTGGACGACAACCGCGTCCGGGTCGACCTGACGGCGATGAGCGCGGGCCAGAAGGTCCTGGGCATGTCCCGCGCGGTCGTCGAACTGGCCTGA
- a CDS encoding TetR/AcrR family transcriptional regulator: MVRMSADERRESVIRAAMHEFARGGYYGTSTEAIAKRVGVSQPYLFRLFPNKQAIFLAASERCLRDTREVFAAAVEGLRGEEAQQAMANAYTQLIVEDPDKLQMQLQMYVTVAAAEAAGDHELGELVRKGWMELWDTVHVPLGADVGETTTFMAYGMLINTLAAMGFPPEHRVWQGFYPDAEVKGRLEK; this comes from the coding sequence ATGGTCAGGATGAGCGCGGACGAGCGGCGTGAGAGTGTCATTCGGGCGGCGATGCATGAGTTCGCCCGGGGTGGCTACTACGGGACGTCCACCGAGGCGATCGCCAAGCGGGTGGGGGTCTCGCAGCCCTATCTGTTCAGGCTCTTCCCCAACAAGCAGGCGATCTTCCTGGCCGCCTCCGAGCGCTGCCTGCGGGACACCCGCGAGGTCTTCGCCGCCGCGGTCGAAGGCTTGCGCGGCGAAGAGGCGCAGCAGGCCATGGCCAACGCGTACACCCAGCTGATCGTCGAGGATCCCGACAAGCTCCAGATGCAGCTTCAGATGTACGTCACCGTGGCCGCCGCCGAGGCGGCCGGGGATCACGAGCTCGGCGAGCTGGTCCGCAAGGGCTGGATGGAGCTTTGGGACACCGTGCACGTGCCGCTCGGCGCGGACGTGGGGGAGACCACGACCTTCATGGCGTACGGGATGCTCATCAACACCCTGGCCGCCATGGGGTTCCCGCCCGAGCACCGGGTCTGGCAGGGCTTCTACCCCGACGCCGAGGTCAAGGGCCGCCTGGAGAAGTGA
- a CDS encoding MFS transporter gives MNTPDTDTKLRGPAVWALILTGVASFMAALDNLVVTTALPAIREDLGGKLEDLEWTVNAYTLTFAVLLMFGAALGDRFGRRRLFIVGLAIFTGASAAAALSPGIDALIAARAVQGVGAAIMMPLTLTLLTAAVPAARRGMALGIYGAVTGLAVASGPLIGGSLTEHISWQWIFWLNVPIGLALIPLARLRLAESTAPDARLDVPGTLLISGGLFGIVYALVNANSDGWTSATVLTCLIVGAALVGGFIHHGFNSANPMLPMRLFRDRGFLGINLASLLMFLGMFGSIFLLSQFLQGVAGYSPTEAGLRMLPWTGMPMLVAPLAGILSDRIGGRPVVAAGLAFQALGLGWFAAILSADVSYAAQLPPLILSGIGMALYFAPAANVLMSTVAPADQGKASGTNNALREVGGALGVAVLASVFSAQGGYESPQAFTDGTIPALWIGAAAVALAAGLALLVPRKAKADRTPADRTVAVPEKVPAAG, from the coding sequence GTGAACACACCCGACACCGACACCAAGCTCCGCGGGCCCGCCGTCTGGGCCCTGATCCTCACCGGCGTGGCCAGCTTCATGGCCGCACTCGACAACCTGGTCGTCACCACCGCCCTCCCCGCCATCCGGGAGGACCTCGGCGGCAAGCTGGAGGACCTGGAATGGACGGTGAACGCGTACACGCTCACCTTCGCCGTCCTCCTCATGTTCGGTGCCGCCCTCGGGGACCGCTTCGGTCGCCGCCGGCTGTTCATCGTGGGCCTCGCGATCTTCACCGGAGCCTCCGCCGCGGCCGCCCTCTCGCCCGGCATCGACGCGCTCATCGCGGCCCGCGCCGTGCAGGGCGTCGGCGCGGCGATCATGATGCCGCTCACCCTCACCCTGCTGACCGCCGCCGTTCCGGCCGCCCGCCGCGGCATGGCCCTCGGGATCTACGGCGCCGTCACCGGCCTCGCCGTCGCCAGCGGCCCCCTCATCGGCGGCAGCCTCACCGAGCACATCTCCTGGCAGTGGATCTTCTGGCTCAACGTGCCGATAGGCCTCGCCCTGATCCCGCTCGCCCGCCTGCGCCTCGCCGAGTCCACCGCCCCCGACGCGCGCCTCGACGTCCCCGGCACCCTGCTCATCAGCGGCGGCCTCTTCGGCATCGTCTACGCCCTGGTCAACGCCAACTCCGACGGCTGGACCAGCGCCACCGTCCTGACCTGCCTGATCGTCGGCGCCGCGCTCGTCGGCGGCTTCATCCACCACGGCTTCAACAGCGCCAACCCCATGCTCCCCATGCGGCTCTTCCGCGACCGCGGCTTCCTCGGGATCAACCTGGCCAGCCTGCTGATGTTCCTCGGCATGTTCGGCTCGATCTTCCTGCTCAGCCAGTTCCTCCAGGGCGTCGCCGGCTACTCGCCCACCGAGGCCGGCCTGCGCATGCTCCCCTGGACCGGAATGCCCATGCTCGTCGCCCCGCTGGCCGGGATCCTCTCCGACCGCATCGGCGGCCGCCCCGTCGTCGCCGCCGGTCTCGCCTTCCAGGCCCTCGGTCTCGGCTGGTTCGCGGCGATCCTGAGCGCGGACGTCTCGTACGCGGCCCAGCTCCCGCCGCTGATCCTCAGCGGTATCGGTATGGCCCTCTACTTCGCCCCCGCCGCCAACGTCCTGATGTCCACCGTCGCCCCGGCCGACCAGGGCAAGGCCTCCGGCACCAACAACGCCCTGCGCGAGGTCGGCGGAGCCCTCGGTGTCGCGGTCCTGGCCTCGGTCTTCTCCGCCCAGGGCGGCTACGAGTCCCCGCAGGCCTTCACCGACGGCACCATCCCCGCCCTGTGGATCGGCGCCGCCGCGGTCGCCCTCGCCGCCGGACTCGCCCTGCTGGTGCCCCGTAAGGCCAAGGCCGACCGGACCCCCGCCGACCGGACCGTCGCGGTCCCCGAGAAGGTCCCCGCCGCGGGCTGA
- a CDS encoding DUF3291 domain-containing protein, whose translation MPDIPWSTPTQAAPDAEVYVMASRFETATLVGAFRFFLKAPGIILQMRKAPGAHGVALRARVFSRTFLTLSAWEDRDALYRFARSEPHRSSSRAASAYMKESVFTYWTVPARELPLTWDEAERRLAEQSASH comes from the coding sequence GTGCCCGACATCCCCTGGTCCACGCCCACCCAGGCCGCCCCCGACGCCGAGGTCTACGTCATGGCCTCCCGCTTCGAGACCGCCACCCTCGTCGGCGCCTTCCGGTTCTTCCTCAAGGCGCCCGGCATCATCCTCCAGATGCGCAAGGCCCCCGGTGCCCACGGCGTCGCCCTGCGCGCCCGAGTCTTCAGCCGGACCTTCCTCACCCTCTCCGCATGGGAGGACCGGGACGCCCTCTACCGCTTCGCCCGCAGCGAGCCCCACCGCTCCAGCTCCCGCGCCGCCAGTGCGTACATGAAGGAATCGGTCTTCACCTACTGGACCGTGCCGGCCCGCGAGCTCCCCCTCACCTGGGACGAGGCCGAACGCCGCCTCGCCGAGCAGAGCGCGAGCCACTGA
- a CDS encoding UDP-N-acetylmuramate dehydrogenase, with translation MTRPAGGTSEYGPWPRRDARGTDRTLVHVQELHDAPLAPLTTFRLGGPAARLVTATTDAEVVATVRAADESGTPLLIIGGGSNLVIGDRGFDGTALRIATTGFHLDGTRLELAAGENWSDAVARTVEAGLAGIECLAGIPGSAGATPIQNVGAYGQEVCDTITEVVAYDRTTGETVTLGAAECAFRYRNSTFKDQPDRYVVLRVRFALEDAGGLSAPIKYPETARALGVEAGDRVPAATARETVLRLRAGKGMVLDPADHDTWSAGSFFHNPILTDEAYAAFLARAQDRLGPDATPPAYPAGDGRTKTSAAWLIDKAGFTKGYGTGPARISTKHTLALTNRGEATTEDLLTLAREVVAGVHAAFGVTLVNEPVTVGVSI, from the coding sequence CTGACCCGCCCGGCAGGGGGGACGAGTGAGTACGGTCCGTGGCCCCGCAGGGATGCGAGGGGCACGGACCGTACTCTTGTCCACGTGCAGGAACTCCACGATGCCCCCCTCGCCCCGCTGACCACCTTCCGTCTCGGTGGTCCCGCCGCCCGCCTGGTCACCGCGACCACCGACGCCGAGGTCGTCGCCACCGTGCGCGCCGCGGACGAGAGCGGCACCCCGCTCCTGATCATCGGCGGCGGCAGCAACCTGGTCATCGGCGACCGCGGCTTCGACGGCACCGCCCTGCGCATCGCGACCACCGGCTTCCACCTCGACGGGACGCGGTTGGAGCTCGCCGCGGGCGAGAACTGGAGCGACGCCGTCGCCCGCACCGTCGAGGCCGGCCTCGCCGGTATCGAGTGCCTCGCCGGAATCCCCGGCTCGGCCGGCGCCACCCCGATCCAGAACGTCGGCGCGTACGGCCAAGAGGTCTGCGACACCATCACCGAGGTCGTCGCCTACGACCGCACCACCGGCGAAACGGTCACTCTCGGCGCCGCCGAGTGCGCCTTCCGGTACCGCAACAGCACCTTCAAGGACCAGCCCGACCGCTACGTCGTGCTGCGCGTGCGCTTCGCCCTGGAGGACGCCGGCGGCCTGTCCGCGCCGATCAAGTACCCCGAGACCGCCCGCGCCCTCGGCGTCGAGGCCGGCGACCGGGTCCCCGCCGCCACCGCCCGCGAGACGGTGCTGCGGCTGCGCGCCGGCAAGGGCATGGTCCTCGACCCCGCCGACCACGACACATGGTCGGCCGGCTCCTTCTTCCACAACCCGATCCTGACCGACGAGGCCTACGCCGCCTTCCTCGCCCGCGCCCAGGACCGCCTCGGCCCCGACGCCACCCCGCCCGCGTACCCCGCCGGCGACGGCCGTACGAAGACCAGCGCGGCCTGGCTGATCGACAAGGCCGGCTTCACCAAGGGCTACGGCACCGGCCCGGCGCGCATCTCCACCAAGCACACCCTGGCCCTCACCAACCGAGGCGAGGCCACCACCGAGGACCTCCTCACCTTGGCCCGCGAGGTCGTCGCGGGCGTCCACGCGGCCTTCGGCGTCACCCTGGTCAACGAACCGGTGACGGTCGGCGTCAGCATCTGA
- a CDS encoding adenosine deaminase, with the protein MEHARDLTLLPKAHLHLHFTGSMRPSTLLELADKYGVRLPDALTAGEPPKLRATDERGWFRFQRLYDAARSCLREPDDIRRLVREAAEEDVRDGSGWLEIQVDPTSYAPLLGGMIPAVEIILDAVDAASRETGLGMRVLIAANRMKHPLDARTLARLAVRYADRGIVGFGLSNDERRGMARDFDRAFAIAREGGLLAAPHGGELTGPSSVRDCLDDLHASRIGHGVRAAEDPRLLKRLADRQITCEVCPASNVALGVYERPEDVPLRTLFEAGVPMALGADDPLLFGSRLAAQYEIARRHHAFTDTELAELARQSVRGSAAPDDVQAKLLAGIDHWVTG; encoded by the coding sequence ATGGAGCACGCACGCGATCTCACGCTTCTGCCCAAGGCCCACCTCCACCTGCACTTCACCGGGTCGATGCGGCCATCGACCCTGCTGGAGCTCGCCGACAAGTACGGCGTGCGCCTTCCCGACGCCCTGACGGCCGGGGAGCCGCCCAAGCTCCGCGCCACCGACGAGCGCGGCTGGTTCCGCTTCCAGCGGCTCTACGACGCCGCCCGCTCCTGTCTGCGCGAGCCCGACGACATCCGGCGCTTGGTCCGCGAGGCCGCGGAGGAGGACGTACGGGACGGCAGCGGCTGGCTGGAGATCCAGGTGGATCCCACCTCCTACGCCCCCCTGCTCGGCGGAATGATCCCGGCCGTGGAGATCATCCTGGACGCCGTGGACGCGGCCTCCCGCGAGACCGGCCTCGGCATGCGGGTCCTCATCGCCGCGAACCGCATGAAGCACCCCCTCGACGCCCGCACCCTCGCCCGCCTCGCCGTCCGCTACGCCGACCGCGGCATCGTCGGCTTCGGCCTCTCCAACGACGAGCGCCGCGGCATGGCCCGTGACTTCGACCGGGCCTTCGCCATCGCCCGCGAGGGCGGCCTCCTCGCCGCCCCGCACGGCGGCGAGCTCACCGGCCCGTCCTCCGTCCGCGACTGCCTCGACGACCTGCACGCCTCCCGCATCGGGCACGGGGTGCGGGCCGCGGAGGATCCCCGGCTGCTCAAGCGGCTCGCCGACCGGCAGATCACGTGCGAGGTCTGCCCGGCCTCCAACGTGGCCCTCGGGGTCTACGAGCGGCCCGAGGACGTCCCGCTGCGCACCCTGTTCGAGGCCGGGGTCCCCATGGCGCTGGGCGCCGACGACCCGCTGCTCTTCGGGTCCCGGCTCGCGGCCCAGTACGAGATCGCGCGCCGCCACCACGCCTTCACGGACACGGAGCTCGCCGAGCTGGCCCGCCAGTCGGTGCGCGGCAGCGCGGCGCCCGACGACGTACAGGCCAAGCTGCTGGCGGGGATCGACCACTGGGTCACCGGGTGA